In Paenibacillus sp. G2S3, a single window of DNA contains:
- a CDS encoding carboxymuconolactone decarboxylase family protein translates to MKENVNSGLNHFTNLSGDYGAKALAPIKEHFPDLAEFIMGNAYGDIFQRNTIEADWKEIAVISALIAMGQFDQLGVHYVMALRVGVTVEQLKGILLHLVPAIGAPRIITAFNILLETIEEIK, encoded by the coding sequence ATGAAAGAAAATGTAAACAGTGGTCTTAACCACTTCACGAATCTCTCAGGAGATTACGGCGCTAAAGCACTGGCTCCGATTAAAGAACATTTCCCTGACTTGGCTGAATTTATTATGGGGAATGCCTACGGCGATATTTTTCAACGCAACACAATCGAAGCTGACTGGAAGGAAATCGCAGTTATCTCTGCTCTGATTGCGATGGGTCAGTTTGATCAATTGGGTGTTCATTATGTTATGGCTCTTCGTGTGGGAGTTACTGTAGAACAACTCAAAGGTATTCTATTACACTTAGTACCCGCTATAGGGGCACCTAGAATCATCACGGCTTTTAATATTCTTCTTGAAACGATAGAAGAAATAAAGTAA
- a CDS encoding 3-oxoacyl-[acyl-carrier-protein] synthase III C-terminal domain-containing protein, whose translation MTGIRIQDIDIYHPSNKVGNDFFIKHFDEKGIDIRGLLTTLGRDTRYSIKNEEENSLTMAFEAASNVLDKNGLTGADIDLIAYASQTPEYIFPTNSLMIHRLINGASHTICIDSNANCAGMTASVEQVSRQMQANPRIKRALVIGSDYVAPHADKNDPVYYANFGDAAAAILLERDDNAVGFIDSIYQTDTCVYGNSKFPAEGLANLGRKGVAAGEFNVKFIPFDDSICVDAASESIRTLLSDNNIAPESIKAACFSQLSLPNIVDVCDKVGIDRDVAVYIGDEFGYTSTSSPFIALHKAITTGKIERGDKVLFWTVGAGWQNVAFVIEY comes from the coding sequence ATGACCGGGATTCGTATTCAAGACATTGATATCTATCATCCTAGTAATAAAGTTGGTAACGACTTTTTCATTAAGCATTTTGACGAAAAGGGTATTGATATCAGAGGTCTACTGACCACTTTAGGTCGTGATACGCGCTATAGCATTAAGAATGAGGAAGAAAATTCCCTAACGATGGCTTTCGAGGCTGCCAGTAATGTGTTGGATAAAAATGGTCTCACTGGCGCTGATATCGATCTTATTGCCTATGCAAGTCAAACTCCTGAATATATCTTTCCTACTAACTCTTTAATGATTCACCGTTTAATCAACGGCGCATCCCATACGATTTGCATTGATAGCAATGCTAACTGTGCGGGTATGACTGCTTCCGTTGAACAGGTGAGCCGCCAAATGCAAGCCAACCCTAGAATTAAACGTGCTTTGGTCATCGGGTCCGATTATGTAGCACCTCATGCAGACAAGAATGATCCTGTCTATTATGCTAACTTCGGTGATGCAGCTGCGGCAATCCTTCTTGAGCGCGATGATAATGCGGTAGGCTTCATTGACTCTATCTATCAAACAGACACATGTGTTTACGGCAACTCCAAGTTCCCGGCTGAAGGTTTGGCTAATCTGGGTAGAAAAGGCGTCGCGGCTGGAGAATTCAATGTGAAGTTCATTCCATTTGATGATTCCATTTGCGTAGATGCTGCTTCTGAATCGATTCGCACCCTTCTATCGGATAACAACATAGCGCCTGAATCTATTAAAGCAGCTTGTTTCTCACAGCTTTCACTGCCTAATATCGTTGATGTTTGTGATAAAGTGGGGATTGATCGCGATGTAGCGGTGTACATAGGGGATGAATTCGGATACACCTCAACTAGTAGCCCGTTCATTGCTCTACACAAAGCTATTACAACAGGAAAGATCGAACGTGGAGATAAAGTTCTGTTCTGGACAGTGGGCGCTGGATGGCAAAACGTAGCATTTGTTATTGAATATTAA
- a CDS encoding DNA-binding protein, whose translation MKDISDQEMHMSNNRSRETDTVEMLGETESDFPTGLAKPALRALHGAGYTQIDQISKLTESELLQLHGMGPKALDQLRRALMEKGLSFASES comes from the coding sequence ATGAAAGATATCAGTGATCAGGAGATGCATATGTCCAACAACAGAAGTAGAGAAACTGATACTGTAGAAATGCTTGGCGAAACGGAATCAGATTTTCCCACTGGATTGGCCAAGCCTGCCCTTCGAGCACTCCATGGTGCTGGATACACACAGATCGATCAGATCAGTAAGCTCACTGAGTCAGAGCTTCTGCAGCTACATGGGATGGGACCAAAGGCACTTGATCAATTACGGCGTGCGCTCATGGAGAAGGGTTTGTCCTTTGCCAGCGAGTCCTAA
- the glpK gene encoding glycerol kinase GlpK, producing MILSLDQGTTSSRAIVFDKDARIVSQGQYEVKQSFPHPGWVEHDPEQIWASQLAAARDAISLGGILPQEIYSIGITNQRETALIWDKATGKPIYPAIVWQDRRTAERCEEIKSKGLEGLIASKTGLVVDAYFSATKFSWILDHVDGARERANHGELLAGTVDSWLIWKLTGGAVHATDVTNASRTMLYNLHKRCWDEELMEELRVPRSILPEVRMSGNEFGAADAQWFGAEIPIHSVLGDQQAALFGHTCLEPGSAKNTYGTGCFILMNTGTEAVVSSHGLLTTVAWGMGDELYYALEGSVFVAGAAVQWLQEGLGLITEPADSEDKAREVEDSEGVVVVPAFTGLGAPYWDMYSRGAVFGLTRGTTSGHLVRATLESLAFQSRDVIGAMEKDAGMPLTGLRVDGGAVRNDLLMQFQSDILGSEVTRTTYAETTALGAALLAGLTSGVWTREQLESFNKAERVFSPVMDMDERERRYNAWKDAVARTMGWEKHERYQ from the coding sequence ATGATTTTATCTTTAGACCAAGGGACTACTAGTTCACGAGCCATAGTGTTCGATAAGGACGCTAGAATCGTCTCACAAGGGCAATATGAGGTTAAACAATCATTCCCACACCCTGGCTGGGTGGAGCATGACCCAGAGCAAATCTGGGCGTCACAGCTTGCAGCTGCAAGAGACGCGATTTCTCTAGGGGGGATATTGCCTCAGGAAATATATTCGATTGGAATTACGAATCAGAGGGAAACGGCCCTAATCTGGGATAAAGCAACAGGTAAGCCGATTTATCCTGCGATTGTGTGGCAGGATAGACGTACTGCCGAGCGGTGTGAAGAGATTAAGAGTAAGGGGTTAGAGGGACTCATTGCTAGCAAGACGGGACTTGTTGTGGATGCTTATTTTTCCGCAACCAAATTCTCCTGGATTCTTGATCATGTGGACGGCGCACGTGAGCGGGCGAATCATGGCGAGCTATTAGCTGGAACCGTAGACAGCTGGCTGATCTGGAAGCTTACTGGCGGGGCTGTGCATGCTACTGATGTAACCAATGCATCGCGTACGATGCTATATAATCTACATAAGCGCTGCTGGGACGAAGAGCTAATGGAAGAGCTTCGTGTACCACGCTCCATCCTGCCAGAAGTAAGGATGTCCGGAAATGAATTTGGAGCAGCAGACGCTCAGTGGTTCGGGGCAGAAATACCTATTCACTCTGTATTAGGAGATCAACAGGCTGCTTTGTTTGGACATACTTGCCTTGAACCCGGCAGTGCCAAAAACACATATGGAACTGGATGCTTTATTCTAATGAATACAGGTACAGAAGCTGTAGTCTCCAGTCATGGGTTGTTGACCACTGTGGCTTGGGGAATGGGAGATGAACTCTATTATGCGCTCGAGGGCAGTGTGTTTGTGGCCGGAGCGGCTGTGCAATGGCTTCAGGAAGGTCTAGGACTCATAACGGAGCCAGCAGACTCAGAAGACAAAGCGCGTGAAGTTGAGGACAGTGAAGGGGTTGTCGTCGTACCAGCTTTTACCGGACTGGGTGCGCCTTATTGGGATATGTATTCACGTGGAGCCGTATTTGGTTTGACTAGAGGCACGACCTCGGGACATCTGGTCCGAGCAACGTTAGAGTCATTAGCATTTCAGTCTAGAGATGTAATAGGAGCTATGGAAAAAGACGCAGGCATGCCATTGACCGGCCTTCGTGTAGATGGTGGAGCTGTTCGTAATGATTTGCTCATGCAGTTCCAGTCTGATATCCTCGGTAGTGAAGTTACTCGAACAACATATGCGGAGACGACTGCGCTGGGAGCAGCACTTCTGGCTGGATTAACCTCTGGGGTCTGGACAAGAGAACAGCTAGAAAGCTTTAACAAAGCGGAGAGGGTCTTCTCACCTGTAATGGATATGGATGAGCGTGAACGTCGCTACAACGCCTGGAAAGACGCTGTAGCGCGTACCATGGGCTGGGAGAAACATGAAAGATATCAGTGA
- a CDS encoding ATP-binding protein — MNFWRSLVGKLWVTIICLVAVVLITLGLFLLPYIDSNFANSGDIKRLFMYTCMIGFSLTTFFALFLFTKITQPMQRVIEAANNIRRGEYGTRLTLVTSDEIGQLATSFNHMAEELEENIRSLHHEKGHLSSVLRSMSDAVITFDIEGQIILTNPHGQSLLESWSDLEWEQESDIEPHSETAESNVPPPLRPLFLSTLKQGGDERSNVHVRQGVWSVHMAPLYSEGSIRGVVAVLRDVTEEVRLEKMRRDFVANVSHEIRTPLSMMQGYSEALLDGMASSPEESSELIQVIHDESLRMGRLVKDLLDLARMEAGHTDMLKAEVDVNELLERVYRKFSVRAKERDIHLQLNKESDVLVLKAADEDKLEQVLTNLLDNAFRHTQGGKKITVHTGTCVLEGRRYLEIKIQDEGVGIPQEDLPYIFDRFYKADKARVRGESGGTGLGLAIVKNIVESHHGTISASSKLGESTTFTLRLPVEKQ; from the coding sequence GTGAACTTCTGGAGAAGTCTTGTCGGCAAGCTGTGGGTCACGATCATCTGCCTGGTCGCTGTCGTGCTTATTACACTCGGGTTGTTTTTACTTCCCTATATCGACAGTAACTTTGCCAATTCCGGCGATATCAAACGTTTATTTATGTATACGTGCATGATCGGATTTTCTTTGACGACATTCTTCGCGTTGTTCTTGTTTACCAAGATCACTCAACCGATGCAACGTGTCATCGAGGCTGCAAACAACATTCGACGTGGTGAATACGGAACAAGGCTGACGCTTGTCACAAGCGACGAAATCGGCCAATTGGCGACTTCCTTCAACCATATGGCTGAGGAGTTGGAAGAGAATATTCGCAGTCTGCACCATGAGAAGGGTCATCTATCCAGTGTATTGCGCAGTATGAGCGATGCTGTAATCACCTTTGACATTGAAGGCCAGATTATTCTGACCAATCCACATGGTCAATCGCTGCTTGAGAGCTGGAGCGACTTAGAGTGGGAACAAGAGAGTGACATTGAGCCTCATTCGGAAACGGCGGAGAGTAATGTTCCACCTCCCCTGCGTCCTTTATTTTTGAGCACGTTGAAGCAAGGCGGCGATGAGCGTTCTAATGTACATGTCCGGCAGGGTGTGTGGTCCGTCCATATGGCACCTCTATATTCTGAGGGTAGCATTCGTGGAGTGGTTGCTGTTTTGCGTGATGTGACTGAAGAAGTACGACTCGAAAAAATGCGCCGTGACTTCGTGGCAAACGTCTCTCATGAAATTCGGACACCATTATCGATGATGCAAGGATATAGTGAGGCTTTACTAGATGGCATGGCTTCTTCACCTGAAGAAAGCAGTGAACTGATTCAGGTCATTCATGACGAATCACTCCGTATGGGACGTCTTGTAAAGGATTTGCTCGACCTTGCGCGAATGGAAGCCGGACATACGGATATGTTGAAGGCAGAGGTAGATGTGAACGAACTGTTGGAACGGGTGTACCGTAAATTTTCCGTACGTGCTAAAGAACGTGATATTCATCTGCAGCTAAACAAAGAGAGCGATGTTCTTGTTCTTAAAGCGGCTGATGAAGATAAGCTAGAGCAGGTCTTAACCAATTTGCTCGATAATGCTTTTCGTCATACACAAGGTGGCAAGAAGATCACAGTTCATACAGGAACTTGTGTCCTTGAGGGGCGTCGCTATCTTGAAATTAAGATTCAGGATGAAGGCGTCGGCATTCCACAGGAAGATTTGCCATATATATTTGATCGTTTCTACAAAGCCGATAAGGCACGTGTACGGGGAGAATCAGGTGGAACAGGACTTGGGCTGGCGATTGTTAAAAATATTGTTGAGTCGCATCACGGAACCATTTCAGCTTCCAGTAAGTTGGGCGAAAGTACAACCTTTACCCTAAGACTTCCTGTCGAAAAACAGTAA
- a CDS encoding response regulator transcription factor, whose amino-acid sequence MADHLNRILVVDDEERIRRLLKMYLEKEGYEIDEAEDGEIALRKATANDYGLILLDVMLPGIDGMEVLTRLRGVKSTPVLMLTAKGEEINRVQGFEMGADDYVVKPFSPREVIYRVKAIMRRSSATAFLSKESNSSNNIVFTHLIIEHDAHRVTAGGEEVSLTPKEYELLHYLAISPDKVFSREELLKDVWNYEFFGDLRTVDTHVKRLREKLNKVSPESAAMITTVWGVGYKLEVPK is encoded by the coding sequence ATGGCAGATCATTTAAACAGAATTCTGGTAGTGGATGATGAGGAACGCATTCGCCGCCTGCTTAAGATGTATCTTGAAAAAGAAGGCTATGAAATCGACGAAGCTGAAGATGGCGAAATCGCTCTTCGTAAAGCAACGGCTAATGACTACGGTCTAATTTTGCTGGATGTTATGCTGCCTGGCATTGATGGAATGGAAGTGCTGACCCGACTCAGAGGGGTTAAGTCAACACCAGTCTTAATGCTTACAGCTAAAGGCGAAGAGATTAATCGTGTACAGGGCTTTGAGATGGGCGCTGATGATTATGTCGTGAAGCCATTTAGCCCTCGCGAAGTGATTTATCGCGTGAAGGCCATTATGCGCCGTTCTTCGGCAACAGCATTTTTGTCCAAAGAGAGCAACTCCAGTAATAACATCGTATTTACTCATCTTATTATTGAGCATGACGCGCACCGCGTTACTGCTGGCGGCGAAGAAGTGAGTCTGACACCGAAAGAATACGAACTGCTGCATTATTTGGCGATCTCGCCGGATAAAGTGTTCTCACGTGAAGAACTGCTTAAAGATGTTTGGAATTATGAGTTTTTCGGAGATTTGCGTACAGTCGATACCCATGTGAAGCGTCTTCGTGAAAAACTGAATAAGGTATCACCGGAATCCGCTGCGATGATTACAACCGTATGGGGTGTAGGCTACAAACTTGAGGTACCTAAATAA
- the ccsA gene encoding cytochrome c biogenesis protein CcsA yields the protein MSLLDISSAVFIAAFLLYSGSFMLFTIAIMGRKWSGRKPEEHTARWGKIAFIVSSIGLIFHLIYFFTRWFGAGHIPVSNMYEFMTFLSMMVMVAFTVMYAIYRKVILGLFAVPISIIVMAYAAVFPQEVQPLIPSLQSNYLKIHVTLAALGESFFAVGFAAGLMYLLRTVNFASKEKADRKQQRLIEFTLFSIIVIIGFLGSVFAFRGAGYETVFVRPNVTIDSAGQENSTIEKVSYRMPPIVAPHNSEIESFQSFLGMKKPLFEAPSWMNGVNAGRKFNTVIWSILSGLLLYGILRLIVRKPLGAAIHPVMDGIDEGDLDEITYRAIAIGFPIFTLGALIFAMIWAQIAWGRFWGWDPKEVWALVTWLFYSAYLHLRLARGWQGRKSAWLAVLGFLVVMFTLVGVNLVIAGLHSYAGTD from the coding sequence ATGAGCTTGCTCGATATCAGCAGTGCTGTCTTTATTGCCGCATTCTTATTATACAGCGGGTCGTTTATGTTATTCACTATCGCTATCATGGGTCGCAAGTGGTCGGGCCGCAAGCCAGAGGAACATACTGCTCGATGGGGTAAAATAGCTTTTATTGTTTCGTCTATAGGTCTTATCTTTCATCTTATTTATTTCTTTACACGTTGGTTTGGTGCAGGACATATTCCAGTCAGCAATATGTATGAGTTCATGACTTTCTTATCCATGATGGTTATGGTAGCCTTTACAGTGATGTACGCGATCTATCGCAAAGTTATTCTCGGTCTGTTTGCAGTTCCGATTAGCATTATTGTGATGGCATACGCTGCTGTCTTTCCGCAGGAGGTTCAGCCGTTAATTCCATCCCTGCAATCGAACTATCTCAAGATTCACGTAACACTGGCAGCACTAGGTGAATCCTTTTTTGCAGTTGGATTTGCGGCAGGGCTAATGTATCTGCTGCGGACTGTGAATTTTGCCAGTAAAGAGAAGGCGGATCGTAAGCAACAGAGACTGATTGAATTTACTCTCTTTTCAATCATTGTTATAATTGGGTTTCTGGGTTCAGTTTTTGCTTTCCGTGGTGCAGGTTATGAGACTGTTTTTGTTCGTCCCAACGTTACGATTGACAGCGCAGGGCAGGAAAATAGTACAATAGAGAAAGTGAGTTATCGAATGCCGCCAATTGTGGCTCCTCACAATAGCGAAATTGAAAGCTTCCAGTCGTTTCTTGGCATGAAAAAACCTCTCTTTGAAGCTCCTTCATGGATGAATGGTGTGAATGCTGGTCGGAAGTTTAATACTGTAATCTGGTCGATTCTTTCCGGATTACTCCTTTACGGAATTCTTCGCTTGATCGTTCGCAAGCCTCTGGGCGCAGCGATTCACCCTGTTATGGACGGAATTGATGAAGGCGATCTAGATGAAATTACGTATAGGGCGATAGCCATTGGCTTTCCTATTTTCACATTAGGCGCTTTGATCTTTGCAATGATATGGGCGCAAATAGCCTGGGGAAGATTCTGGGGATGGGACCCCAAAGAAGTCTGGGCACTCGTTACTTGGCTCTTCTATAGCGCTTATCTTCATTTACGATTGGCTCGTGGATGGCAAGGGCGAAAATCTGCCTGGCTTGCCGTTCTAGGCTTTTTGGTCGTAATGTTTACCTTAGTTGGCGTTAATCTAGTCATCGCCGGACTTCATTCTTATGCGGGGACGGACTGA
- a CDS encoding cytochrome c biogenesis protein ResB translates to MSEREAFITNTKCECGHQNPVGTVLCEACGKPLGKESDWGENLEMRYDGVARRSQRVNPGIIDRVWNFFSSVKIAIYLIVLTLLGSMLGTIFPQESTFLNIDASSYYKQEYGTAGDIYYKLGLSHTYESWWFVTLLVMIGASLVICSLDRVLPLYKALTRQKIRKHRQFLTRQKAVLVTEVQEEPEAWVTRVVQPMRKKGYRVKTDGGALLAEKHRFSRWGPYVIHIGLIIFLLAVLARGLPGLNMDQHLAFPQGEITQIPDTTYYLKNEKFTVEFYTDEEMPEEFRGKKILPKLFQTKAVLYKCTADCADPTKEPQLTEVTTHDIQVNSPLDYKGLKAYQFDYDLTPVLRSVQPVLKNSSTGETYGKFKLDMKNPQRTITAGPYTMTLKEKYMDFGLNEDGQPISKSPYPNAPAFLFLIKGPNLPAEGQQYFYFPKQVDKSQFQQVAINDKLGGSNRFLELEVDNMSDVDFSESTTYLNIRIDRAMPFVWLGAAIVMLGLVLGFYWQHRRIWLTVVNGELILGGHTNKNWFGFRREIVSILEKVDMVVDEKSIDNGGGLT, encoded by the coding sequence ATGAGTGAACGCGAGGCTTTTATAACCAATACCAAATGTGAATGTGGACACCAGAACCCTGTGGGCACTGTTCTATGTGAAGCATGCGGAAAGCCGCTTGGCAAAGAATCGGACTGGGGCGAGAATCTGGAGATGCGTTATGATGGTGTAGCCCGTCGTTCGCAGCGTGTTAATCCAGGCATTATTGATCGAGTTTGGAACTTTTTTTCATCCGTCAAAATAGCGATTTATTTAATCGTTTTGACACTGCTAGGCTCTATGCTGGGAACCATTTTCCCTCAGGAGAGTACTTTCCTTAATATTGATGCATCGAGTTATTATAAGCAGGAGTACGGAACAGCTGGGGACATTTACTATAAGCTTGGACTTTCACATACATACGAATCCTGGTGGTTTGTGACTCTACTCGTAATGATTGGCGCTTCATTAGTCATTTGTAGTTTGGACAGAGTACTTCCGCTATATAAGGCATTAACTAGGCAGAAGATTCGGAAACATCGTCAGTTCTTAACTCGGCAAAAGGCCGTGCTAGTTACTGAAGTGCAAGAAGAACCAGAAGCTTGGGTTACTCGGGTGGTTCAGCCTATGCGTAAAAAGGGCTACCGAGTCAAGACGGATGGAGGAGCTCTGCTAGCAGAGAAACACCGCTTCAGCCGCTGGGGACCTTACGTAATACATATTGGTTTGATTATTTTTTTACTTGCTGTACTGGCAAGAGGATTACCGGGTCTCAACATGGATCAGCATCTTGCTTTCCCACAAGGAGAGATTACACAGATCCCGGATACGACCTACTATTTAAAAAACGAGAAATTCACCGTAGAGTTTTATACAGATGAAGAGATGCCTGAGGAGTTTCGAGGCAAAAAAATCCTTCCAAAATTATTCCAAACTAAAGCAGTGCTGTACAAATGTACCGCGGATTGTGCAGATCCTACTAAGGAACCGCAGCTTACCGAGGTGACAACGCATGATATCCAAGTTAACTCACCTTTGGATTATAAAGGATTGAAAGCGTATCAGTTTGATTATGATTTAACACCTGTACTACGTTCCGTACAGCCTGTACTTAAGAATTCCAGCACAGGGGAGACGTATGGTAAATTCAAGCTGGATATGAAGAATCCGCAGCGTACGATTACAGCGGGACCCTATACGATGACTTTAAAAGAGAAGTATATGGATTTTGGACTAAATGAGGATGGACAGCCAATATCTAAGTCGCCTTATCCGAATGCACCAGCATTCTTATTCTTGATTAAGGGACCGAATTTGCCAGCGGAAGGGCAGCAGTACTTCTATTTTCCTAAGCAGGTAGACAAGTCTCAGTTTCAGCAGGTGGCTATTAACGATAAGCTTGGTGGCAGCAATAGATTTCTTGAGCTTGAAGTAGACAACATGAGCGATGTTGATTTTTCGGAATCGACTACATACTTGAATATACGTATTGATCGTGCAATGCCTTTTGTATGGTTAGGTGCAGCAATCGTGATGCTAGGTTTAGTCCTTGGATTTTACTGGCAGCATAGACGCATCTGGCTTACCGTTGTAAACGGAGAGCTAATACTCGGAGGACATACGAACAAGAATTGGTTCGGTTTCCGTCGTGAGATCGTTTCTATTTTAGAAAAAGTAGATATGGTAGTCGATGAAAAATCAATAGATAATGGAGGAGGCCTTACATGA
- a CDS encoding redoxin domain-containing protein translates to MGKARKPIQIVILFLIVLVGGYAIGSSVFGGSGKPEEGSKAPAIDLLGLDGLGHTLDEYKGKAIVLNFWGSWCTPCVKEMPALQAQWEKWKDKDVVVIGINVGEDQMTVENFVKQVDIDFPILMDTGREAVRSYGISPLPTTFFINAKGKIDSIHIGQLDLDSLDDQIGKLVN, encoded by the coding sequence GTGGGTAAAGCGAGAAAACCAATTCAAATCGTAATTCTGTTTCTAATCGTTCTAGTAGGTGGTTATGCAATTGGTTCCTCTGTATTTGGTGGAAGCGGAAAACCAGAGGAAGGTAGTAAAGCGCCTGCCATTGATTTGCTGGGTCTTGATGGACTTGGGCATACGTTAGACGAGTATAAGGGTAAGGCTATTGTGCTGAATTTTTGGGGCTCATGGTGCACGCCTTGTGTAAAAGAAATGCCGGCTCTCCAAGCACAATGGGAGAAATGGAAGGACAAAGATGTTGTCGTTATCGGAATTAACGTAGGTGAAGATCAGATGACTGTCGAGAATTTTGTGAAGCAAGTCGACATTGATTTTCCGATTTTGATGGACACGGGACGAGAAGCTGTGCGAAGTTATGGTATTTCTCCACTCCCAACTACTTTTTTTATTAATGCAAAGGGTAAAATTGACAGCATTCATATTGGCCAGCTTGATTTAGATTCACTAGATGATCAAATTGGGAAGCTGGTGAATTGA
- a CDS encoding pseudouridine synthase codes for MERLQKILAQAGVASRRKCEEMILAGKVEVNGELVTTLGTKVDPATDIIKVSGRLIRGENKIYIMFNKPKGVITSASDPKGRKVVTDYLKGITERVYPVGRLDYDTEGLLLLTNDGDFANLLTHPKHHVPKTYHATVKGIPHGTALDKLKAGIKLEDGMTAPAEVEYKDIDEVNKEAVISITIHEGRNRQVRRMFDAISHPVLRLKRISFGDIMLQNLKRGSYRHLTKDEINHLQQIAKAGLLKERTPRKES; via the coding sequence ATGGAAAGATTACAGAAAATTTTGGCGCAGGCCGGTGTGGCGTCCAGACGTAAGTGTGAAGAAATGATTTTGGCCGGTAAAGTGGAAGTCAACGGGGAACTCGTAACTACGCTTGGCACGAAGGTGGACCCCGCAACAGATATTATTAAAGTCTCCGGTAGACTGATCCGGGGCGAGAACAAAATCTACATTATGTTCAACAAGCCTAAAGGAGTAATTACAAGTGCTTCCGATCCAAAGGGTCGCAAGGTTGTAACAGACTACCTTAAAGGAATTACAGAACGGGTTTACCCTGTAGGCCGTCTGGATTACGATACGGAAGGATTGCTGCTGTTAACGAATGATGGGGATTTCGCTAACTTGCTTACCCATCCTAAGCATCATGTACCTAAGACGTATCATGCTACGGTCAAGGGTATCCCGCATGGTACTGCACTGGACAAGCTGAAGGCCGGGATCAAGCTGGAAGATGGTATGACAGCACCTGCCGAAGTCGAGTACAAAGATATTGATGAAGTGAATAAAGAAGCGGTAATCAGCATTACCATTCACGAGGGACGTAACCGTCAGGTACGACGCATGTTTGATGCAATTTCACACCCCGTTCTCCGTCTGAAGCGGATCTCATTCGGGGATATTATGCTGCAAAATCTTAAACGTGGATCCTACCGTCATTTGACCAAAGATGAAATTAACCATCTGCAGCAAATTGCCAAAGCAGGATTGCTCAAAGAAAGAACTCCACGTAAAGAGTCATAA
- a CDS encoding N-acetylmuramoyl-L-alanine amidase — protein MNYKGFIVHQSRCTSINGKGFDFWVDVNGDIYAAPLLTDPEYIHICLEGDFSKEDGIPPLSGRKGQLFATGKLILELVERYQISPLIIEPHNNYCPGAFFPWNELVIYPSDGYH, from the coding sequence ATGAACTATAAAGGTTTTATTGTGCATCAGTCTCGCTGTACTTCCATTAATGGCAAAGGCTTTGATTTCTGGGTTGATGTCAACGGAGACATTTATGCGGCGCCGTTGCTGACCGATCCGGAGTATATTCACATTTGCTTGGAAGGCGATTTCAGCAAGGAAGACGGCATTCCTCCATTATCTGGAAGGAAAGGACAGCTATTTGCAACGGGTAAACTCATTTTAGAACTGGTAGAGCGCTACCAAATCTCCCCTTTAATCATCGAACCCCACAATAATTACTGCCCAGGAGCATTTTTTCCATGGAATGAACTTGTGATTTATCCCTCTGATGGTTATCATTAA